From Apus apus isolate bApuApu2 chromosome 13, bApuApu2.pri.cur, whole genome shotgun sequence, a single genomic window includes:
- the PPP2CA gene encoding serine/threonine-protein phosphatase 2A catalytic subunit alpha isoform, translated as MEEKVFTKELDQWVEQLNECKQLSEGQVKSLCEKAKEILTKESNVQEVRCPVTVCGDVHGQFHDLMELFRIGGKSPDTNYLFMGDYVDRGYYSVETVTLLVALKVRYRERITILRGNHESRQITQVYGFYDECLRKYGNANVWKYFTDLFDYLPLTALVDGQIFCLHGGLSPSIDTLDHIRALDRLQEVPHEGPMCDLLWSDPDDRGGWGISPRGAGYTFGQDISETFNHANGLTLVSRAHQLVMEGYNWCHDRNVVTIFSAPNYCYRCGNQAAIMELDDTLKYSFLQFDPAPRRGEPHVTRRTPDYFL; from the exons ATGGAGGAGAAGGTCTTCACCAAGGAGCTCGACCAGTGGGTGGAGCAGCTCAACGAGTGCAAGCAGCTCTCCGAGGGGCAGGTGAAGAGCCTCTGCGAGAAG gcTAAAGAAATTCTGACAAAAGAATCTAATGTACAAGAAGTGCGATGTCCTGTCACAGTCTGTGGAGATGTCCACGGACAATTTCACGACCTCATGGAACTTTTCAGAATTGGAGGCAAATCACCAGAcacaaattatttgtttatgGGGGACTATGTTGACAGAGGCTATTATTCAGTTGAAACAGTCACATTGCTTGTAGCTCTTAAG GTCCGTTACCGTGAACGTATCACAATTCTTCGAGGGAACCATGAAAGCAGGCAAATCACACAAGTATATGGTTTCTATGATGAATGTTTAAGAAAATACGGAAATGCAAATGTTTGGAAATACTTTACAGACCTTTTTGATTACCTGCCTCTAACTGCCTTGGTGGATGGCCAG ATTTTCTGTCTACATGGTGGCCTCTCCCCATCGATAGATACACTGGATCACATCAGAGCACTTGATCGCTTGCAGGAAGTTCCCCATGAg GGTCCAATGTGTGACTTACTATGGTCAGATCCAGATGATCGTGGTGGCTGGGGAATTTCTCCTCGAGGTGCAGGTTATACATTTGGGCAGGATATTTCAGAAACCTTTAACCATGCTAATGGCCTTACATTGGTTTCAAGAGCTCATCAGTTGGTAATGGAG ggGTACAACTGGTGCCATGATCGGAATGTAGTAACCATTTTCAGTGCTCCAAATTATTGTTACCGTTGTGGCAACCAGGCTGCAATTATGGAACTTGATGATACTCTAAAATACTCCTT TTTGCAGTTCGATCCAGCGCCGCGCAGAGGTGAACCGCATGTGACCCGTCGCACCCCAGACTACTTCCTGTAA